A genomic window from Periweissella cryptocerci includes:
- a CDS encoding lipoprotein has product MKKIIIAIATLSTALVLAGCGTTKSDSKSSSSDKVSSSKTTSEPKVDKTAMASYVMKLNSADSNYSYTYDGNTHSIIMLAVSDNTSSAMKRLKAGDMDESEWTDLKKSVDDDSKTIASGFPGVSLSLMGPDNDGTVYYEAKDGVTVQDITADDTSSSSSDSTSEQSNEEIYNDYVAKFDDATKTIIGNIKSKVKSGSYSGDELTQLATTESIPLTTLVTDGMSKMAENGTGSDYDKWTDKLTSASMTNLKQIKAVVDSYK; this is encoded by the coding sequence ATGAAAAAAATTATTATCGCAATTGCAACGCTGTCAACTGCTCTAGTATTAGCTGGCTGTGGCACTACTAAATCTGATTCAAAATCATCAAGTTCTGACAAAGTATCTTCATCTAAAACTACCAGTGAACCTAAAGTTGATAAAACTGCAATGGCAAGTTATGTTATGAAATTAAATAGCGCCGACTCTAATTACTCATACACGTACGATGGAAATACTCATTCAATTATCATGCTTGCGGTTAGTGACAATACGTCGTCAGCTATGAAGCGTCTTAAAGCTGGTGACATGGATGAATCTGAGTGGACAGACCTTAAGAAAAGCGTAGATGATGACTCAAAGACAATTGCCAGTGGCTTCCCTGGTGTTTCATTAAGCCTGATGGGACCAGATAACGACGGTACTGTTTACTACGAAGCCAAAGACGGTGTTACAGTTCAAGACATCACCGCTGACGATACATCTAGTTCTTCTAGTGATTCAACAAGTGAGCAGTCAAACGAAGAAATTTACAACGATTATGTTGCAAAATTTGATGATGCAACTAAAACAATCATCGGCAATATCAAATCTAAAGTGAAGTCTGGATCATATTCAGGTGATGAGTTAACTCAGTTAGCAACAACGGAATCCATTCCGCTGACAACTTTAGTTACTGACGGCATGAGTAAAATGGCCGAAAACGGTACTGGTTCAGATTACGACAAGTGGACTGATAAACTGACGAGTGCTTCAATGACAAATCTGAAACAAATTAAGGCTGTTGTTGACTCTTACAAATAA
- the comGA gene encoding competence type IV pilus ATPase ComGA: MEIQQYFERLIEEAIAVQASDIYVLPTDETHYAADFKTAGGLIKRAPIVNSLAKQLILYAKFKGDMDIAETRRPQVGQIKFDTKQSVYLRLSTVGDYQQRESLVCRLIYDNRHARPRFVLPEQFDQLLQETKLSGLIVFAGPMGSGKTSTIYALARQLADQQKLVLAIEDPIEIHEPNFLQLQVNGQAEMPYADLIKVGLRHRPDVFIIGEIRDQVTAKAAINAALSGHLVLTTIHARSAYGVLARLLDLGIEEHFLRATLNTIVYQRLLSLKDGEQGALQHQVSGQQIWETDVDVNRKWGELVEKALETGQISTATQAQYEKIIS, encoded by the coding sequence ATGGAAATTCAACAATATTTTGAAAGGCTCATTGAAGAGGCAATTGCTGTACAAGCTAGTGATATTTATGTCTTACCTACGGATGAAACACACTATGCTGCTGATTTCAAGACGGCAGGTGGGTTAATCAAACGCGCCCCAATCGTAAATAGCTTGGCAAAACAACTGATTCTTTACGCTAAATTCAAAGGCGATATGGATATTGCGGAAACACGGCGCCCGCAAGTTGGACAAATTAAATTTGATACAAAACAATCGGTTTACTTGCGATTATCAACAGTTGGTGATTATCAGCAACGTGAATCATTAGTTTGCCGTTTGATTTATGACAATCGGCATGCCCGGCCACGTTTTGTTTTGCCAGAACAGTTCGATCAATTACTGCAAGAAACCAAGTTGTCTGGGCTAATTGTTTTTGCTGGTCCGATGGGGTCAGGTAAAACTTCAACGATTTACGCGTTAGCGCGCCAGTTGGCAGATCAGCAAAAATTAGTGCTAGCAATTGAAGATCCTATTGAAATTCACGAACCTAATTTTTTGCAGTTACAGGTCAATGGTCAAGCAGAAATGCCATATGCGGACCTGATTAAAGTTGGCTTACGGCATCGGCCAGATGTTTTTATCATTGGTGAAATTCGCGATCAAGTAACTGCCAAGGCGGCAATTAATGCAGCGCTAAGTGGTCATTTGGTGTTAACGACGATTCATGCGCGGTCGGCTTATGGCGTCTTGGCACGCCTGCTAGATTTAGGCATTGAAGAACACTTTTTGCGTGCGACATTAAATACGATTGTGTATCAAAGATTATTATCGCTGAAAGATGGGGAACAAGGTGCCCTCCAACATCAAGTAAGCGGTCAGCAGATCTGGGAAACTGATGTTGATGTTAATCGAAAGTGGGGTGAATTGGTTGAAAAAGCTTTGGAAACCGGACAAATTTCAACTGCGACACAAGCACAATACGAAAAAATTATCAGCTAA
- a CDS encoding type I restriction endonuclease, which produces MEIQELKTKLGQLAVKVRDQQEKKIAEETTKTSLIMPFFSMLGYDVFDPDEFAPEIKAGRGIKRSERVDYAIYIDGQVKMLVEAKGLSEDLEKHDSQLFRYYTSTEAKFGILTNGRFYKFYTDLDETNKMDETPFLTIDVTNISDIQLTELIKFSKMAFDVDQIVSTASDLKYLDLTKRYLEKQFDSPSDEFIKFIINDYYHGVKTQGVIEQFKPIVQRAFKQLITGSVSQKLESALQSTKDEATEHEKPTIETTVDELEAYAIVKLMLNDVLEASRVFYRDNNSYFNVLIDDSNRNWLLRVYFRKNGNFIRINDGSAPEGGAKLPFKRPFDLHMYTDDVVAAAQKYV; this is translated from the coding sequence ATGGAAATTCAAGAATTAAAAACAAAACTTGGTCAGTTAGCTGTAAAAGTTCGTGATCAGCAAGAAAAAAAGATTGCAGAAGAAACAACTAAAACTTCTTTAATTATGCCTTTCTTCTCAATGTTGGGTTACGATGTTTTCGATCCAGATGAATTTGCCCCCGAAATCAAAGCGGGACGAGGAATTAAAAGAAGTGAGCGTGTTGATTACGCAATTTACATTGATGGTCAGGTGAAAATGCTGGTCGAAGCCAAAGGATTATCCGAAGATCTTGAAAAACATGATTCACAACTATTTAGGTATTACACATCGACTGAAGCGAAGTTTGGTATCTTAACGAATGGCCGATTTTACAAATTCTATACTGACTTAGATGAAACGAATAAAATGGACGAAACGCCATTTCTAACAATTGACGTTACTAATATTTCGGATATTCAATTAACTGAATTAATTAAATTTTCTAAGATGGCATTTGATGTTGACCAGATTGTCAGTACTGCTTCAGATTTAAAGTATTTAGATTTAACGAAACGCTATCTTGAAAAACAGTTTGATAGTCCTTCAGACGAGTTTATCAAATTTATCATCAATGATTACTATCATGGTGTCAAGACTCAGGGCGTGATTGAACAATTTAAGCCAATTGTTCAAAGAGCGTTCAAACAACTAATTACAGGTTCGGTCAGCCAAAAATTGGAATCGGCATTGCAAAGTACAAAAGATGAAGCTACAGAGCATGAAAAACCAACTATTGAAACGACTGTTGATGAACTGGAGGCATATGCAATTGTTAAATTGATGTTAAATGACGTGCTAGAAGCAAGTCGAGTTTTTTATCGAGATAACAATTCTTACTTTAATGTGTTGATTGACGATAGTAACCGCAACTGGCTTTTAAGAGTTTACTTCCGTAAAAATGGAAACTTTATTAGAATCAATGATGGATCAGCTCCAGAAGGTGGTGCTAAGTTGCCATTTAAACGCCCGTTCGATTTGCACATGTATACAGATGATGTTGTAGCAGCAGCTCAAAAATATGTTTAA